A single region of the Zootoca vivipara chromosome 2, rZooViv1.1, whole genome shotgun sequence genome encodes:
- the GPR84 gene encoding G-protein coupled receptor 84: MADLADNFSCYDPSIVGYRYVAVTWGIVVAIVGTVGNVLTLLAYAADAKLQTRFNLLIVNLTVADILYCTFLQPFSVDSYLHLHWRSGADFCRVFGMLLFVSNSVSILTLCLIAVSRYLIIANTALFDRIFSRLGTMLIILATWVVGLASFAPLWPVYVLVPKVCTCSFHRLRGRPYTTILLGFYFVVGLSCVGVFYFLIHRKVKSAAQAMDQYKLKKASLKRGHVAGASLATPGRYQELDSGVDSPGPSQHSCEAQSSESTASTSIPPASQNGETPSKKVTPCQAKDSNSDFRRVTRMCFVVFLFFVICYIPFLLINIFDAKNRAPTVLHMIAANLTWLNSCINPVLYAAMNRQFREAYRDVVYNFAKRFCCRR, encoded by the coding sequence ATGGCGGATCTTGCTGACAACTTCTCCTGCTACGACCCGTCCATTGTTGGATACCGCTATGTGGCAGTGACTTGGGGCATCGTGGTGGCCATCGTGGGCACAGTGGGCAACGTGCTGACCCTGCTGGCCTATGCGGCAGATGCCAAGCTGCAAACGCGCTTCAACCTTCTCATTGTCAACCTGACGGTGGCGGACATTCTGTACTGCACCTTCCTCCAGCCCTTCTCGGTTGACTCCTACCTCCATCTCCACTGGCGGTCGGGGGCTGACTTCTGCCGTGTCTTTGGGATGCTGCTCTTCGTCTCCAACTCCGTCTCCATCTTGACGCTCTGCCTAATCGCCGTCAGCCGCTACTTGATCATTGCCAACACCGCTCTCTTTGACCGCATCTTCTCCCGCCTCGGGACGATGCTCATCATCCTGGCCACCTGGGTTGTCGGCCTGGCCAGTTTCGCGCCGCTGTGGCCCGTCTATGTCTTAGTGCCCAAGGTGTGCACCTGCAGCTTCCACCGCCTCCGCGGGCGGCCCTACACCACCATCCTCTTGGGATTCTACTTTGTGGTGGGTCTCAGCTGCGTCGGGGTCTTCTACTTCCTCATCCACCGCAAAGTCAAGAGTGCCGCCCAAGCCATGGACCAATACAAGTTGAAGAAAGCCAGCTTGAAGAGGGGCCACGTGGCTGGTGCCAGTTTAGCCACACCGGGACGATACCAAGAGCTTGACAGTGGGGTGGACAGTCCAGGCCCTTCCCAGCACTCCTGTGAGGCTCAGTCCTCTGAGTCGACTGCCAGCACCAGTATCCCACCAGCTTCCCAGAATGGCGAAACACCTTCTAAGAAAGTTACCCCGTGCCAGGCCAAGGACAGCAACTCGGATTTCCGCCGGGTGACCCGCATGTGCTTTGtggtcttccttttctttgtcatCTGCTACATACCCTTCCTGCTAATCAACATATTTGATGCCAAGAACCGGGCTCCGACCGTCTTGCACATGATTGCCGCCAACCTCACTTGGCTCAACAGCTGCATCAACCCAGTGCTTTATGCTGCTATGAACCGCCAGTTCCGCGAGGCTTACAGAGATGTGGTCTACAACTTCGCAAAGAGGTTCTGCTGCCGCCGCTAA